In Streptomyces sp. HUAS ZL42, the DNA window ACCGACCACGCCCGCGCGGCGGCCCGCGAGGCCGGCCTCGCGGTCACCGAGCGCACGCTGAAGGCGTGGCTGGTAGGCAGGCGCAGCCCGTCGAGGAAGAACCTCGAGCGGATCGAGGCCGCCTACCGCACGGTGCGCCGGCACAACGTCGCCCGTTACCTCCTGACCCGGCTCAACCGTGAAGGCCGCGGCACCCGGGTGGAGTTCCACCCGCTCAACCAGTCCCAGGTGGACCGCCCCCGTCAGCGTGTGGTGGAGTACCGCACCCTCAATGTCCGCCACTGGGACCGCGTCGTCGACGCGTGGGCGGCGGACGACTACGAGGCCCTCGACGAGGCCTGGGTGAACGACGCGGTCGTCGATCTGGGCTCCGAGTGGGGCCAGTACGAGTACGTCACCAACATCGGCTTCGCCGCGTAGCCGGGAGTCGGCATATGGGTCGAGGTCGGCCCGCCGTCGCGTTTCTTCAAGCCTCGTCTTCGGCGTCCTGCCTACCGTGTCCTCACGCGATGCGGAAAGGTACGACATGGAGCTGAGATCCGTCATGGTCCGGGCCTCGGAGGCGGCCGTGGGCATCGTGCGCGGTATCGGGCCCGACCGGTTCGAGGCGCCCACCCCCTGCAGGGAGTTCACTGTCCGGGAGCTCGTGAATCACCTGATCTTCCAGACCGGTGAGCGGGCGTACGCCGCCGCCTTCAAACAGCCGGCGCGGGATCGGCCGGATCAGGTGGCGGAAGGCCATGCATTCACCGCGCAGCCGGGCTGGGCCGAGGCATACGCCGCCCGGTCGGCGGCGACGGCCACCGCATGGAGCGATCCGCAGGCATGGACGGGCGAGACGTCGCTGAGCGGGAGCGGGGGCACGCCGGCCCCCTTCGTCGGCGGAATCGTCCTGGGGGAGTGGCTGCTGCACGGCTGGGACCTGGCGATGGCCACCGGGCAGCAGTGGCACGTGGACGACGAGCTCGCGGCGGCGCTGTACGAGGACGTCGCGGGGAGGGCCGAGCTTGCCAGAAAGTACGGGGTGTACGGCCCGGAAGTCAGCGTGCCGCCCTCCGCACCGCTGTTTGACCGCGCACTGGGTCTGGCGGGCCGCGACCGATCGTGGAAGCCACCGGCCTGACCTGTTTTCAGGGCGCTGAGCCGATGGGAGCACCGCGTTGCGCGACTTCACCTGCTCCGCGCCCTGGTGGAGGAGGGTGTCGGCGACGAACGCCCTGCTTCTCCACGGCAGGCAGCACAACGTGAGGACAACCAGCCCCTGCTGTACTTCCGGCGCACCTTTCAGCCGTTGGCATGCGCGACCTCCACGGGGCAGGACGACGCCTGAGGCGGTGGTGGGAGGGGACCGTCCCTACCGCAGCGGAGCGGTCTCCAGGAGTTCCTGGGCCATCCGTTGCGCGGGCGCCGCGGTCCGGTCGGCGACACGGCGGAACGTCTCGCGGGCGGGACGGGCCGGCCAGGCGGGGGGAAGGTGGCGAGCGGGGAGCCTGGGGTCGGTACGGATGGTCCACAGCCACTCGCTGACCA includes these proteins:
- a CDS encoding transcriptional regulator, which codes for MPERNIEFGRYGARGIKGHEAVARQLDALAGFIATPVTARRGLLARLHYLTRTDHARAAAREAGLAVTERTLKAWLVGRRSPSRKNLERIEAAYRTVRRHNVARYLLTRLNREGRGTRVEFHPLNQSQVDRPRQRVVEYRTLNVRHWDRVVDAWAADDYEALDEAWVNDAVVDLGSEWGQYEYVTNIGFAA
- a CDS encoding TIGR03086 family metal-binding protein produces the protein MELRSVMVRASEAAVGIVRGIGPDRFEAPTPCREFTVRELVNHLIFQTGERAYAAAFKQPARDRPDQVAEGHAFTAQPGWAEAYAARSAATATAWSDPQAWTGETSLSGSGGTPAPFVGGIVLGEWLLHGWDLAMATGQQWHVDDELAAALYEDVAGRAELARKYGVYGPEVSVPPSAPLFDRALGLAGRDRSWKPPA